A DNA window from Brassica napus cultivar Da-Ae chromosome C1, Da-Ae, whole genome shotgun sequence contains the following coding sequences:
- the LOC106368763 gene encoding peptidyl-prolyl cis-trans isomerase CYP57 produces the protein MSTIYVLEPPTKGKVIVNTTHGPIDIELWPKEAPKSVRNFVQLCLEGYFDDTIFHRVIPGFLVQGGDPTGSGTGGESIYGGVFADEFHSRLRFNHRGIVAMANESSPNTNGSQFFFTLDKCDWLDKKHTIFGKVTGDSIFNLLRLGEIDTGKDDRPLDPAPKILSVEVLWNPFEDIVPRVLAKASHAPVAEVKEPPKKPVKKLNLLSFGEEAEEEEKELAAVKQKIKSSHDVLNDPRLLKAETTNKERNASDSKEVLSVREALGSKKENAQKEKSWPVSDPVGHSDDDDDDGDETKFDAKMRNQVLSRRKEMGDIPPKPTQKKKSSSVKAPEESIKRSDVSSSEDEKPKMEKLSLKKKGIGSEAKAERLENGDADLQLYNASERARQLHKLKKRRMQGNEDAVLAKLEKFKQSIAAKPFGSSSEPVDNMEDDVSDWKKVKLKFAPEHGKDKMRKEDPDAYVVVDPLLEKGKEKFNRMQAKQKRREREWSGKSLA, from the exons atgtCGACGATATACGTGCTCGAGCCACCGACGAAGGGAAAAGTCATCGTGAATACAACTCATGGCCCAATCGACATCGAGCTATGGCCTAAGGAAGCCCCCAAATCCGTGCGGAACTTCGTTCAGCTTTGCCTCGAGGGTTACTTCGACGACACCATCTTCCACCGTGTTATTCCAGGGTTCCTCGTCCAAGGAGGCGATCCCACGGGCTCCGGCACAG GTGGAGAGAGTATATACGGAGGTGTGTTTGCTGATGAGTTTCATTCGAGGCTGAGATTTAACCATAGAGGGATTGTGGCGATGGCTAATGAGAGCTCGCCGAATACTAATGGGAGTCAGTTCTTTTTCACTTTGGATAAGTGTGATTGGCTTGATAAGAAGCATACTATCTTTGGAAAG GTAACGGGTGATTCAATCTTCAATCTTCTGAGACTAGGAGAGATTGACACTGGTAAAGATGATCGTCCCCTGGATCCTGCCCCCAAAATATTATCTGTTGAG GTTTTGTGGAACCCTTTCGAAGACATTGTTCCTAGAGTGTTAGCGAAGGCATCGCATGCTCCTGTTGCTGAAGTCAAGGAACCCCCGAAAAAGCCTGTGAA GAAATTGAACTTGCTGTCATTCGGGGAAGAAGCTgaggaagaggagaaggaaCTGGCAGCTGTAAAGCAAAAGATTAAGAGCAGTCATGACGTGTTGAACGATCCTCGACTTTTGAAGGCAGAAACTACAAATAAAGAACGG AATGCATCTGACTCGAAGGAAGTGCTATCTGTGCGGGAAGCTCTGGGTTCTAAGAAAGAAAATGCACAAAAAGAGAAAAGCTGGCCTGTATCCGATCCAGTTGGACATAgtgatgatgacgatgatgatggaGACGAGACTAAATTTGATGCAAAGATGAGGAATCAAGTGCTTAGCAGAAGGAAGGAGATGGGAGATATTCCTCCAAAACCAACTCagaaaaaaa AGAGCTCTAGTGTGAAAGCCCCTGAAGAATCTATCAAAAG GTCTGATGTTTCAAGTAGTGAAGATGAGAAACCGAAGATGGAAAAGCTATCATTGAAGAAAAAGGGAATAGGTTCAGAAGCCAAAGCCGAACGATTGGAGAATGGAGACGCTGATTTACAGCTTTACAACGCTTCTGAACGCGCCCGACAGTTACATAAGTTGAAGAAGCGCAGAATGCAAGGAAATGAGGATGCT GTGTTGGCAAAACTCGAGAAATTTAAGCAATCCATTGCTGCAAAACCGTTTGGCTCAAGTAGTGAACCAGTAGACAATATGGAAGACGATGTCTCTGATTGGAAGAAAGTAAAGCTCAAGTTTGCACCCGAGCATGGCAAG GACAAGATGCGGAAGGAGGATCCAGATGCGTATGTTGTGGTTGACCCTCTTCTAGAAAAGGGAAAAGAAAAGTTCAACAGAATGCAAGCCAAACAAAAACGAAGGGAACGAGAATGGTCAGGAAAGTCTCTTGCCTGA
- the BNAC01G05180D gene encoding IQ domain-containing protein IQM1 yields MGLEVGSFSRLTSRTSSFKNPTMERSLSFNSWEIPKETKTDSGFETKKSTPNALHGRNCESLQIKKPTVTPPEPFVFFSPRPVTELDAAATTLQKVYKSYRTRRNLADCAVLVEELWWKTLDGATLDLSSVSFFKEEKHEPAASKWTRARKRAAKVGKGLSKDEKAQKLALQHWLEAIDPRHRYGHNLHFYYDVWSASKSSQPFFYWLDIGDGKDVNLEKHPRSVLQKQCITYLGPMEREAYEVIVEDGRLLYKESMSPINSTEESKSIFVLSTTRTLYVGKKKKGVFQHSSFLSGGATTAAGRLVARDGILEAIWPYSGHYLPTEENFKEFISFLEEHNVDLTNVKRCAVNEEYSSSFKSIPDEEEEAKEISQEVEMPSEQEERARPVFDHAKRLSCKWSSGYGPRIGCVRDYPMELQTQALEQVSLSPRVSPANTYGPIPSPRPSPKVRVSPRLSYMGIPSPRAVKC; encoded by the exons ATGGGTCTTGAAGTTGGTTCCTTTAGCCGCTTGACATCAAGAACCAGCAGTTTCAAGAATCCTACTATGGAGCGGTCTTTGAGTTTCAACAGCTGGGAGATTCCTAAAGAGACCAAGACTGATTCAGGTTTCGAGACAAAGAAGTCAACTCCAAACGCTTTGCATGGAAGAAACTGTGAGAGTCTCCAGATAAAGAAACCCACAGTAACTCCACCTGAGCCTTTTGTGTTCTTCTCCCCTAGACCTGTCACCGAGCTTGATGCAGCTGCGACTACGCTACAAAAAGTATACAAGAGTTACCGGACGAGAAGGAACTTAGCTGATTGTGCTGTCCTTGTTGAGGAGCTCTG GTGGAAGACTCTTGATGGTGCAACTCTGGACCTGAGCTCTGTGTCTttctttaaagaagagaaacatgaacCGGCTGCTTCGAAATGGACACGAGCTAGAAAACGAGCTGCTAAG GTTGGGAAAGGCTTGTCAAAAGATGAAAAGGCTCAGAAATTAGCTCTTCAGCATTGGCTCGAAGCT ATTGACCCACGCCATCGTTATGGCCACAACTTGCACTTCTATTATGATGTCTGGTCAGCGAGCAAGAGCTCACAGCCTTTCTTTTACTG GTTGGACATAGGAGACGGCAAAGATGTAAATCTTGAGAAACATCCAAGAAGTGTTCTGCAGAAACAATGCATCACATATCTCGGACCA ATGGAGAGAGAAGCATATGAAGTGATAGTGGAAGATGGGAGACTATTGTACAAAGAAAGCATGAGTCCAATCAATTCAACAGAGGAATCAAAGTCAATCTTTGTACTTAGCACAACAAGAACCTTATACgtagggaagaagaagaaaggtgtGTTCCAGCACTCTAGTTTCTTATCTGGTGGAGCCACAACTGCTGCAGGAAGATTGGTTGCTCGCGATGGGATCCTTGAG GCTATATGGCCATATAGTGGACACTATCTCCCAACAGAAGAAAACTTCAAGGAGTTTATAAGTTTCTTGGAGGAGCACAATGTTGATCTCACCAATGTTAAG AGATGTGCTGTGAATGAAGAATATTCATCATCATTCAAATCCATTccagacgaagaagaagaagcaaaagagatctcacaagaagttgagatgCCTTCGGAGCAAGAAGAGAGAGCGAGACCTGTGTTTGATCATGCGAAGAGACTGTCTTGTAAATGGTCAAGTGGATATGGTCCAAGAATTGGGTGTGTTAGGGATTATCCAATGGAGCTACAGACACAAGCATTGGAGCAAGTCAGTCTCTCGCCTCGTGTCTCACCAGCTAATACTTATGGACCTATTCCATCTCCAAGACCGAGTCCTAAAGTGAGAGTTTCCCCACGGTTATCTTACATGGGGATCCCTAGCCCGAGAGCTGTTAAATGCTAA
- the LOC106368766 gene encoding glutaredoxin-C6: MMQELGLERFSNDVVSLDLTLPSQTSSTSLSIDEEESSEAKIRRLITEHPVIIFSRSSCCMCHVMKRLLATIGVIPTVIELDDHEVSSLPLALGEEYSGGGSGVVPPPAVFIGRECVGGLESLVALHLSGHLVPKLVQVGALWV, encoded by the coding sequence ATGATGCAAGAATTAGGCTTAGAACGTTTCTCCAACGACGTCGTTTCCTTAGACCTCACTCTTCCTTCTCAAACCTCATCCACCTCTCTCTCCATCGACGAAGAGGAATCATCTGAGGCCAAGATCCGACGGCTCATAACCGAGCATCCCGTGATCATATTCAGCAGATCTTCTTGTTGCATGTGCCACGTCATGAAAAGACTCTTGGCAACGATCGGTGTCATCCCCACCGTCATCGAGCTCGATGATCACGAGGTTTCCTCTCTCCCCTTGGCTCTTGGAGAAGAATATTCCGGCGGTGGCTCCGGCGTTGTTCCTCCTCCGGCGGTTTTCATTGGCCGTGAGTGTGTAGGAGGTCTCGAGTCCCTCGTGGCGCTCCATCTAAGTGGTCACCTTGTCCCTAAGCTTGTCCAAGTTGGAGCTCTTTGGGTATGA
- the LOC106368764 gene encoding UDP-sulfoquinovose synthase, chloroplastic produces the protein MAQLLSSPCPSVISLSSSSKNSVKPFGLNQTFFNRPQVLSTSSLKGILFQEKKPTRGRRSCVFRAAISQQSPYSETSTNDSSSSKPKRVMVIGGDGYCGWATALHLSKKNYEVAIVDNLVRRLFDHQLGLESLTPIASIHDRISRWKALTGKTIELYVGDICDFEFLAESFKSFQPDSVVHFGEQRSAPYSMIDRSRAVFTQHNNVIGTLNVLFAIKEFGEECHLVKLGTMGEYGTPNIDIEEGYITITHNGRTDTLPYPKQASSFYHLSKVHDSHNIAFTCKAWGIRATDLNQGVVYGVKTDETEMHEELRNRLDYDAVFGTALNRFCVQAAVGHPLTVYGKGGQTRGYLDIRDTVQCVELAIANPAKAGEFRVFNQFTEQFSVNELASLVTKAGLKLGLDVTKMTVPNPRVEAEEHYYNAKHTKLMELGLEPHYLSESLLDSLLNFAVQFKDRVDTKQIMPSVSWKKIGVKTKSMGA, from the exons ATGGCGCAGCTACTCTCATCTCCATGCCCTTCAGTTATCTCCCTTAGCAGCAGCAGCAAGAACTCTGTTAAACCGTTTGGTTTAAACCAAACCTTCTTCAACCGTCCTCAAGTCCTTTCAACATCTTCTCTCAAAGGAATTCTCTTCCAAGAGAAGAAACcaacaagaggaagaagaagctgcgTTTTCCGAGCAGCTATAAGCCAGCAATCACCATATTCTGAAACATCTACCAACGACTCATCATCCTCTAAACCAAAACGTGTTATGGTCATTGGTGGAGACGGTTACTGCGGCTGGGCCACTGCTCTCCACTTATCCAAAAAGAACTACGAAGTAGCCATTGTTGACAACCTCGTGAGACGTCTCTTCGACCACCAGCTCGGACTTGAGTCGTTAACTCCCATAGCTTCCATCCATGACCGTATCAGCAGATGGAAGGCCTTGACAGGGAAGACAATCGAGCTATACGTTGGAGACATATGTGACTTCGAGTTCCTAGCTGAATCCTTCAAGTCCTTTCAGCCGGACTCAGTCGTCCACTTCGGTGAACAACGCTCTGCTCCTTACTCGATGATAGACCGTTCTAGAGCCGTGTTCACGCAGCACAACAACGTCATTGGCACTCTCAACGTCCTCTTCGCTATCAAAGAGTTTGGAGAAGAGTGCCATCTTGTGAAGCTAGGGACGATGGGGGAGTATGGAACTCCGAATATCGACATCGAGGAAGGCTATATAACGATAACGCACAATGGGAGGACTGATACTTTGCCGTACCCGAAGCAGGCTAGCTCGTTTTATCATCTCAGCAAGGTTCACGACTCGCACAACATTGCGTTTACTTGTAAGGCGTGGGGGATCAGAGCTACTGATCTCAACCAAGGAGTTGTTTATGGTGTGAAGACTGATGAGACTGAGATGCATGAGGAGCTAAGGAACCGGTTGGATTATGATGCTGTGTTTGGTACGGCTCTTAACCGGTTTTGTGTGCAAGCGGCTGTTGGTCATCCGCTTACGGTTTATGGTAAAGGTGGTCAG ACAAGAGGGTACCTTGATATAAGAGACACGGTCCAATGTGTTGAGCTAGCTATAGCGAACCCGGCAAAGGCTGGTGAGTTCAGAGTATTCAACCAATTCACAGAACAGTTTTCAGTCAACGAGCTAGCGTCGCTGGTCACTAAAGCTGGTTTAAAGCTGGGGCTGGACGTGACAAAGATGACTGTGCCTAACCCGAGAGTTGAGGCGGAAGAACATTACTACAACGCAAAGCACACAAAGCTGATGGAGCTTGGACTCGAGCCTCATTATCTCTCTGAGTCACTTCTTGATTCGTTGCTCAACTTTGCCGTTCAGTTTAAGGATCGTGTGGACACAAAGCAGATCATGCCTAGTGTTTCTTGGAAGAAGATTGGCGTTAAGACCAAGTCTATGGGCGCCTAA